Part of the Anopheles coluzzii chromosome 3, AcolN3, whole genome shotgun sequence genome is shown below.
TGATAGACTCGCACTACAACCTTGGCCACTGTTTTGTACATCAAGCTCTGATGTTCTTTGCCCTCTACATCCTGTTGGTAATGTTCACCGCCAAGGCCGGTACGCTTTTCGGTTTGATTCGCTTCTGTTCGACCGTGCTGGGAATCATTGTCCTCAAGATCGAGCGTCTGTGCCAGATCGGACCCGTTGACCAGTATACTGCAGAGCTGAGTGAAATTATCGAACTTCACCAGCTGGTGATCAAGTGTTCCCGCCAGCTGCAGAACATTCTGatggaaatcctgttggccCAATTTACTGGCTGCGTGTTTATATGGTGCTTTATGCTGTATTATGTTATGATAAGTGTAAGTGAAGTACAGTTTGATAAAAGTGACACACCGTAACAATTCTCATATTGGACGCATTGTAAcagtttcgtttttctttgtctAGGGAATAACTGCTGAAGGTATTGCCGTGGTAGCTATGCTTATCGCCTTATCAACGGAAACGTTCATCTTTTGCTTGTTGGGGAACGAGCTGACGTTGAAGGTAAGCAATTTTGCTGTCTATTACAAACTTAATCATTATTGCAAAATTGAACAGGGTCTTGAAATTATTACGGCTATGTATTCCACCAATTGGTACGATCAACCGGTCAAGCTACAGAAGATGGTTGTACCAATAATACAGCAAAGCCAACAGCGAATCGGTATAACTGCGGCCAAGTTTTACTACATCGATTACAACAGATACGGACAAGTACGGTGCTAAACTTAATATTCTAGTTACAATCCACTGCAATAATTACTGTCTTCTGACGTTGCAGAGCCTGAAAACCGCCTACTCTTTCTATCTTCTGCTGAAGGACATTTTCTAGACAGCAATTAATTATTCACTAGAGCTTTCAGTTGGATAGATCGAACACACAGCACCGCGGCACGAATGAGAAACCACCGTTGGGCATATTACCAACCAAGCACATAGCTAACAAGTAGATTTTCGTAATCAATACTTTTGATTGCTTATCAGCCAATATTTAAATATGCTTTTTGCTGTATAACAAATACGATTGTAGCGTTTGAATGCGATCGAACGTTAATATGCACATGTAGTTTAACTTAATGACCAGTTTCAAATAAACGTCACTGCGACGATATATAGCCCATTGGTGGTCACAACAACGACCTACTACATCATATACCAATCAGTGGACCAGCGATGAGGTTCTTCTTAATCGAAAAACCGCCCGGTGTGCCGCACATTGCACTGAAGCTCCTAAGACTGGTTGGAGTTTCACAGACGCAAAGCGAAAGATATCGATACGTGCCGATGTTTGTGCTATTTTTACTTACAATAGCTATACCGAAGATTGCGTTTGGATATCCCAACTTTGAGACATCTATCATCGGTTTGGCTGAGCTGTTCTTTCAAACGAATCGTTTCGTTGGGGTATTATTGTTAGTGCTCTATAGTGATTCGATTTTTGAGCTTGTGCGACAGTCAGAATTCTTCGCGAAGAAAGGTAAGTCGattaccattttttgttttaggacTTATTACTAATAGTATGCCGAATTTAAAGTTCTTAGCGAAACGTCTCCAGTTGCTGAATATCTTACCAAGATGGACACCCAAGTCACCAAAATCACTAAACTGTACCTTACCGCCCTTCTGGTACCGGCTAACTTCTACAGCTACTCCCCAATTGTTGCGACCCTTTGGAAGTATTACAACACATACGAAAACGACACCGTCCCGGAGTTTACCCTACACATGGAGGAAAGCTTCTACAGACTAAATGTTCGGGAAAAGCTGGACCACTACCTGATCTTTGGTGCCATCATGGTGCCAATTTCGTTTCTTTGTGCTCTCGTCGGAACAGCCAAACTTGTGTCGATTCTGAGCCTCATCAAGTACTGCACCATCTACTTCCAGCTGGTTAAGGTTAAACTAGAAGAGGTTGGCCGTTCTCAAAATTATGCTAGTGATATAAGATCCGCTATTCAAATGCATCAAAGTGCGCTCAGCTGTGCCGATTTGCTACATGATATCACCGCTCCCATCATGCTACTGCAGCTAGTGCTTTGTATAATGGTGTGGAGTTCAATGCTGCTGTACTTCACCGTGGCGGTAAAATGCAACAGATTAATACTTATCTCACAGATATTTCAATCTCCACTCACTTCATCTCTCACATCCAGGGATTTAACACACAGTTTATTAGTCTGTTTATATTGTTCATGTTCGACACAACCGAAACGTTTGGATATTGCTACTTGGGTAATCAACTTTCTGACGAGGTGATTTAGCGGTTGATCCAATCGGCAAACAGGCTTCGAcattaattcattatttcCTTTCAGAGTGCTCGTGTCGCCAGTGTTGTGTACGACTGCAGATGGGAAGGTATGCCTCCAGCTTTACGCAAAGACCTGCAGCTCATAATGCTACGTGCTCAACGGTCTGTTGGTATTACTGCTggcaagttttgttttatgaataTGGAACAGTTTGGTGAGGTAAGTGTCGCAATCGTCTGCGAAAATATGGCAGAAAATCGATTAATTATGACACAAAATCCATTTGTTTAACGTTTCCCTATTACAGGTCGTCAAGACAACGTATTCATTTTTCGTTGTCTTGAGGgatcaattttaaaagcaatattaatatttaatgcaAAGCAACCATAAATTAGAAAAGCTAAGTAAGATATTGATATACCCGATGCCTTGTTAATTACTAGTTCTAGTGTTAATAATTAATACTGACACACAGTAGCAAATACAGCGACAAGAATCAAAAGATAACGTTCACTAGCAATTACACGCACATGGTTAGATATAAATTCCACGTACTCGATTCTTTTTCACCACTGTAGTATGCTCGAGGCCATAAATTATTACATTCATATTTTTACATTGGATAAATTCAAGCTTCGCATTCAATCAGTACAATACTTACAGAGAAAGTATCTTGCTAGTAACAGCTCATTATTAGCGCAGGTTTTAGGCTCATAACACCgtcattttttattgaaaaatcaTCGTTTCCAAGCGTCCATCACTATTGTTCCGGATGAACTTCCTCCGACAGGAGCAACCGGCTGGCATGCCTCATATCTCCATCAAGCTGCTCCGAGTGTTTGGCGTTACTGGCCGTCCAGAGGAACGCTTTCGCATTCTGCCGGTTATGATGACCTACGTTTTCTGCATAGTAGTGCCCAAGTGCTTCTACGGATACCCCAATCAGGAGATAGCCATCATTGGCATAGCCGAGCTGTTTTTCTTAACCAACTCGTTTTGTGGAatgtttctgttgtttctgAACAGACATAAGCTAGCTGAATTTATTAGACATGTACGAACTTTTTCTCTAACGGGTAAGTTTATGGATAGCAAAAAGAAATAGTAATATAATTGATACAGTGATAATTGATACAGTTCTCCAAGAGTCACCTCCCGCGGTGGTCCAGCATTTGACGACCCAGCACGACTTCATCCACAAGATAACCCGAATCTATTGCATCGTAGTGATGTTTGCAGCCCATTTCTACGTGCTAACTCCCTTTCTCTCAACCCTCTACGCGTTCTACGGTACGGTACGGAACGAAAACGCAACAATGCACTTTGCACTGCAAATTGAGGAAAACTTCTATGGACTTCAGACTCGCACGACGACTTCGCACTACTTGCTCTTCGGCATGATCATGACGCCTACCGTCTATCTCTGCGCATTCACCGGCACGGTGAAAACTGTGACCATCTGTGACACTACCATCCATTGTATCCTTTACTTT
Proteins encoded:
- the LOC125906390 gene encoding odorant receptor 4-like, translating into MVVFEPLDDPLKVLPLPLMLLALLGVNKNPSERFRLYAIYAYLSIALFIPKLCLGYETIPQCFRSIAEGMFSFNTTITFIMLPLKMDNLEGLLKNLKRFTEIVIINEDYEQILIRLNTAIHKFTKYYFIFTNGIVFAMTSSTIAGMFYTYYTKDSERSTAFPLVFENRLYLIDSHYNLGHCFVHQALMFFALYILLVMFTAKAGTLFGLIRFCSTVLGIIVLKIERLCQIGPVDQYTAELSEIIELHQLVIKCSRQLQNILMEILLAQFTGCVFIWCFMLYYVMISGITAEGIAVVAMLIALSTETFIFCLLGNELTLKGLEIITAMYSTNWYDQPVKLQKMVVPIIQQSQQRIGITAAKFYYIDYNRYGQSLKTAYSFYLLLKDIF
- the LOC120955723 gene encoding odorant receptor 49b-like; the protein is MRFFLIEKPPGVPHIALKLLRLVGVSQTQSERYRYVPMFVLFLLTIAIPKIAFGYPNFETSIIGLAELFFQTNRFVGVLLLVLYSDSIFELVRQSEFFAKKVLSETSPVAEYLTKMDTQVTKITKLYLTALLVPANFYSYSPIVATLWKYYNTYENDTVPEFTLHMEESFYRLNVREKLDHYLIFGAIMVPISFLCALVGTAKLVSILSLIKYCTIYFQLVKVKLEEVGRSQNYASDIRSAIQMHQSALSCADLLHDITAPIMLLQLVLCIMVWSSMLLYFTVAGFNTQFISLFILFMFDTTETFGYCYLGNQLSDESARVASVVYDCRWEGMPPALRKDLQLIMLRAQRSVGITAGKFCFMNMEQFGEVVKTTYSFFVVLRDQF
- the LOC120955719 gene encoding odorant receptor 30a-like, whose product is MNFLRQEQPAGMPHISIKLLRVFGVTGRPEERFRILPVMMTYVFCIVVPKCFYGYPNQEIAIIGIAELFFLTNSFCGMFLLFLNRHKLAEFIRHVRTFSLTVLQESPPAVVQHLTTQHDFIHKITRIYCIVVMFAAHFYVLTPFLSTLYAFYGTVRNENATMHFALQIEENFYGLQTRTTTSHYLLFGMIMTPTVYLCAFTGTVKTVTICDTTIHCILYFQLVQLKLRIVTQDNTFRQELKTVVKMHQDALNCASLLESITSLVLLLQLILCVLIWSSMLLYFTVSGFDLNFISLIVLFVFDTTETFAYCYLGELLSYESARIAHIVYKSGWEQQNTYVQKDLQLIIARAQRPVGITAGKFCYMNMVQLGIIVKTTYSFFVILRDLI